The DNA window ggataaagtttctggtgttaatcaatccgcttgggatgcgcccccacgttcacttcaattcagaatcgtttgaggtttaaaaacgtgtaactggcctatacaatgacttgcggtggctagccgatgtgtcaagtcagtgtttttatcccctcccagacaagtctggtaccaatttatcgaccccggagggatgaaaggcttggttagcactagggcggattcgaacctcagatcgatcgtgcaggaagcggaacctctaatcgctacaccacacccgcccatataaaatataatattaattaataatgttGTGATACTTCCAGTAGTAGATAGGGATAGAGGTGCTtttcacgaatatgagcaaGATCATGTCTTAACTTCCTTTAGTAAACCAGAAAAAAGGCGTGTGAAACAGCATTGAATGCGCCGGTggtcccaacgatgcaacttattacggacAGTAGAACGATGACAATCCGCAATCCGTCGGAGATTGTACAGTTGGCGCAGTTTCTGCTGTTTATTTGAGCTATGTTTGTGGATAGCTGAATTTGGACAACTGATGGAGCTGCCCGCATTCTATCGTGtagtaagttgcatcgttggaggGAAGTGTCACACGAGATTGTTTTTACGCGGCTTTTTCTAAATAACCGGGAAAagggaaggagaaaaaaatgagaaagagaaggaaaaagaaaaggaaacgaaacttatttgtggaaaattaCTAATTGCTTCTAAAAGGACTCGTAAGAGCTCCtaggaatatttttatttgaaatttgaccAACTATACAGTACAATTTCTATCCTTACCAAATTTGGATTATTGATCAAGTCAActtttattccttttgaaAGCAGGAATTGCTGGAAAAGACCGTAGTTGTAGTTCCAGGATAgctgaaataaaattctttgtGGTAGGTGTTAGATCATAAAATTTCCGGAGAACCTTATCTGTTTAATATGGATACCTGCAGAGCGCCTCTACCAAAGTAGCAGCCTTTGTGATATGTGTTGCCAGCATGAGTCTCTACAGTTTCATTACATGGATACCAGAAATCCAACACTGCGTCTTTTTTGCAATACTGTCCCTCAGCAGTGCATCTGTGAACAGGAAGAAAGGTTCTGTGTAGAAAAATCCATAGCAGCAGTAcaccatgaaattgacgattttgggatctctccacaaaAATATAAGGTTAACGGTGTAGACCACTAGTATGAGCGTGAGCGCACGATCAACTCCCTTTAATCGTTCAGAAAAACAGCCTTggcgatcgaattttcctacgaggcacctaacaacgtgtcaCGCGTGCGAGCGCAAGCGTACGCGGTACGCCAGCCACCGAGCATACAATGGGCCGAAGACACCGTTTCTCACACCCACTGACGAACGCGGTGCGTACGCCTTCATCCGAAGATGTGGCACGTTACCGGGTGCCTCGTTGGAAAAATTGACCGCCGAGGCCGCTTCCAGCtcgtttttttagaacaatcAAGGAGAAATCTGCGTGATTGAGCTTATACTCGTCATCTACTCTCTgggactgttttttttttcagaaaggcCTCAAAGACCTCTTCAGGAAGAAACAGGGCTAGGAGTGTAGATCTTAATTTTGTAGTCTGACGTAGTTTATCTATTACCTTTTTCCATCTTGCACATGGAAACCAGGAAAACTTGGCAGAAGTAACGAACTGTTGGGTCCCCTCTCAAACCAATTGTAAAACCCTCCACGATAGAAACACTCGGCTGCTTCGTTATCCGACAAAGTTGAGCTGAAATTGCTGGCATTGGCCGGAAATGGCGAAGATGCTTCACGTTAACAGTTCATTCAAGcagattcttttcaaatgaggGATCAAAGGGTGCAACTGTGATAAAAATTACTTATTcttattaaaaattacttaCTCAGAGTCTGGAGCAATCCGATCTGATCTGATTTGTTCTGGGAAAACGTAAATGATACTCTATTACTACTCTATAACtcatttaatttgatttggTTAAATTTTAATGCTAAGTCGAGAAAGGAACGTCAAATTAACTCAGTGTACGAGTAACCGGTGATTCCATCCGCTTCGCTAGCAGCCAGTGAATCTTTGCAGTAAATAGTAGAGAAAAgacaaaattttcgaatgttttctctaatttctccTCACTATCTATCcatactgatttttttcatttacattGTTGTTTATGTAAACAACTCACTTGTAAAGCGACACATCCGTTTCGCCAGTCTCCTGAAGTACGTGCGCAAGAAAAGCAGCAACGTCGCGCCTTTGATGCTGCCATTCCTCGTAGCCCTGTGAAAGTGTGAAATAAGAAGATTGGAgttgtttttaaattataataaaaataaataatactttATTAGAAGTTTCTCCTCCAAATTCCGGAAAATATCTTGCAGCAATTGTGAACGACTCGTAAGAGTAAGGCAGGCATTCGTGGGGACCTAGACCGAGGTTCGCCTTCGGGAAGAGGTCCTGCAATTTTCATTACTCTAAATCTTTATATTCATcacatttttctgaatatctCGGTCTCACCTCGaacatttcctttgaaaaccATTCTTCAATAGGAGATTCCTTCAAATTATTAGGATCACTTGGcttttcacattctttttcaGGTTCCTTAGCGTAGACGAGGTGAGGAGGACAGAAATCAAGGATTACAGCttaaatgttctttttatgtttgttATACAATTCATCAGGAAATTTCTAaacttaagaagaaaaaattaattgcgaAAAAACGTGTC is part of the Necator americanus strain Aroian chromosome V, whole genome shotgun sequence genome and encodes:
- a CDS encoding hypothetical protein (NECATOR_CHRV.G17734.T1), with translation MNGEIGSDSNRIAVILDFCPPHLVYAKEPEKECEKPSDPNNLKESPIEEWFSKEMFEDLFPKANLGLGPHECLPYSYESFTIAARYFPEFGGETSNKGYEEWQHQRRDVAAFLAHVLQETGETDVSLYNSTLSDNEAAECFYRGGFYNWFERGPNSSLLLPSFPGFHVQDGKRCTAEGQYCKKDAVLDFWYPCNETVETHAGNTYHKGCYFGRGALQLSWNYNYGLFQQFLLSKGIKVDLINNPNLVMTKMDPPLAMLASLWFYMTPQPPKPSMHSIVIGDWRQSEKNRRAGFSGPIFGPTSLVINNECGGEDPEEPGGPGESRRIKAFKWFCKYFGVPSGSERSLSCKGMIDNFDAVLHMYSWQPDWGNMWRSRACDCEPAAYGGPLPYYDQKIYPSRFSKENERNRLRCVYSIYKNPDIFRLNEENSPCLKHKPRISLTKTGIKK